A region of the Aethina tumida isolate Nest 87 chromosome 3, icAetTumi1.1, whole genome shotgun sequence genome:
attgtttatgaaaattttaataacgaataatattaataataaaattaattgaaccttttgtaatattatattaatttagaaataaattgtaagttCCATTAAACTcagttgaaaattaaataaattttaattttagaaatgtatgtaatttttatgattattttaattatgtaaatattaagaggactaatatttacaaatcaaactaatattaccatgaatcaatatttgaaatattcataatatttgcaatatattatttaaatacataaaacccaacaataatagttataaatagcctaaataatataaatttggtattcACTGAAacagaacaaaaataaaatatgatatctgtatcagttaaaaatttgttgaatcaAAATGCACGTAATGATTTACcctcaacataaaaatatacatttttgcaTGCAATGAACGATGAACAAAACACAAAAGCAGAGAGAGGTGTAATTTATGTATGAAATGTGCATAAAAAGTACCGTAACCATAAATATTAGTCGTATGATAAGATAATTCTAATgatatctaataataaattcagctGAGGCGACATATATTTTGGTATATTATTACAAGTAAATTCAcacttttaattgataaaaaagctCTCTTCTCACAGTATTTAATTTGgtcgtatatatttaatttgttattagcCATTAAAGTAAGATACTTAAGTTCACATGCAGTGTGTActcgaataatttttaagtgtcgtaaacttttaatatcttttaaatggGATGTCTGACCTTTCTGTAACGCAAAAAGAAATTGAATgcgttcaaataaattttatgtaacacTATAATAGTTCAATGTTTAGATAAAACAcatgaatacattttaaaggCGACTTAAGCCGTAAAATTTATCTTTGCATCggtcattttgtttttaaatgtaaaacattacttattttattggtttacCGGGACGgagtaatttgattatttaatctattttattaagtacCTAAGCTCTACAATTTTTTGACTAAACATTAAGTGATGGACAATTATGAAATCCATGTAACAACATAAGTGatgtatcaaattaatttatcaagggacatgtataatttttaatcaaattaaaatgttaataatagcTACTTTCCAGTTTTCAAGTACCTAACTTCTGATTTTTTAACTAACTCCATGTTTGCTCAcgccaaattaaattaaataattgttccacTTAGTTATTCAACAGCACAAATTACTTCATAACGTGAATGCAGTGttctaaaattagtttatacatatattaattgcTTGATACATAAGTACATAATGAAACAGGCTCGTTGGACGAGCTCATACGACGTTATGTTATGTCACAAATATATAGTCTGTCTGTGTAATTAAACGGCTGAAAGTGTGAAAACACTAGGTGCGTTTTTTAGAAtgagtatatttttatcacatgTCCCCATTCcacaaatttctaaaaaataaaaatattcgagttcatttctttaataattttggagattttttgtaaatcgTAATTAAACacacttttttttcatttaatttggtCATAAAATAAGATCTAATTAGTGACAGgaaattgtcaaaaaacaGATTGCGGATATCTTAAAGTAAAAACTTTATGAACATATAAATCTTGATTGGGAACACCGGTTTTGTTTCAAcgtaattcatatttttaaataattgttgcaTAATTGAGAGATATCCAGAGATATATTCCGATTTTATATCAGATAGttcgataattaaaattctagacagttaaattaattaaaagcacGGTCTGGGTCAAAGAACCAACGAACCATTCTTCTTAAAACGCTGTTTATCTGCCACATCTGTTGCGTTTAACACCCCCAATTTACACCATCAGAAAAAGATGTAACGGGTATGGGTACACATGTATCGCTATTCCAAGAACGAAATGTGATCTTAATTGCCCATCCAACTCGAAAAGTATTGTGTTACCAATGAACGCTTGCACGCTTGCATATGTAAATGGTTTAGGAATGATGGCCCAAAGTGCCGAAACGGAAAGAGAATGAAGTGCTTCAAATCTATCTTTGCATTACAAATATTCCCCCAGtaatgtttgttaaatataaaaataaaaaaagtctacaaatgttttaaaatatttaaacaatgttaatACATCAGTTGATACTGTCAAAATTCCTGTCACGTTTACAAAAGCTTTTTAATGCGTTtactacttatatttttattaatttttttactatacaTAACGTACATATACCATTACAAACCGAAGAAAGCTTGTAGCTGTTGCAAAACATGCAACTGTTCAGAATTCATGGATGCCGAAGACGCGGAGAAGGAAGAACTTTCGATCACTGAATTATTAGACGACCAGCCAGAAAAATACGAGAGCAGCCACGATCCAGAAATCCAATCGAAATGTAATTGCACTATATTCCAACCGGCAATCGTCATTAATCCTTACACCAACATAATGGATTTGGTCAAGAAGAAGCCGAATTTCAAATCGGTCGGCATTAGATGCGCGGCCTGTTTGGCGGTGGCGGAAGAAATAAGCAAGATACACAAACGCACGACCGAACCCAAAGGGAAATGTTCCAAAGAACGGTGTGCGAAGCGTACAGATAGCAAAGACGATTTCGTGCAAGGAGTTGAGATGCTTTGCCAGAACGGATTCAAGCACCACCATTACAAGAAGGTGAACGGAGAGAATGTCGTCACCGACAAGAGATCTCCCGGTGGATTCATCTTTGTCGAGTTGGAACAGCCCTGGTGCGACACTTTGAGGCAACTTTGTCAGGAGTACATAAGTCGACTCACTTTGGATAGGTTGTACTATGATGACGACGTCGATTGGGAACGTTTATTGTGCAAAAGCGATGGTATTTTTAGAGAATGTCGAAACATGGACTCAGATCCACACAGCTATAAGCATTAAAAAgcttaaatattgtaaatgtatatttgttgtatattttgtaatatattttatacaatcagAATGCAGACGAAAAATCACTTTGAAACGTCAAAATCATTTTGCAATTTCGATTCACAAAACCGTTATTAATTGCTTCCttggcaataaaatttattctgacATTTACATCATCCAGTTACGCTGAATTCTTTGACACCAACTCAATTTGCTACTGTTCTATTAATGAACAACCTAACATAAACAACTTTTCAGTAGACACATCCGAAGATCAATATTAGTCAACTTTTCATTTGCGGCCTTTGATAAATCTATGTTTATATGTTCAAAATAGATCAAGGTaatgtgttaatattaattgatgagCAAGTACCTCACTAGTTATCGCTATTTTTTCTTACCACACAAGGAAACAATATAATGAAGACACGTGCGAAGATCAATATTAGTCAACTTTTTATTTGCGGTCTTTgataaatctatatttatatgttcaaAATAGATCAAGGtaatttgtcaatattaattgatgaGTAAGTACCTCACTAGTTATCGCTATTTTTTCCTACCACGCAAGGAAACAATATAATGAAGGGTTGAGACAGATTTGTACAACTCataatcaaatcaaaaataaaatcactagTTGAGATAACAAAAACAGTATTTCTGATGTTTACCTTTG
Encoded here:
- the LOC126264867 gene encoding uncharacterized protein LOC126264867, which translates into the protein MRLLLIFLLIFLLYITYIYHYKPKKACSCCKTCNCSEFMDAEDAEKEELSITELLDDQPEKYESSHDPEIQSKCNCTIFQPAIVINPYTNIMDLVKKKPNFKSVGIRCAACLAVAEEISKIHKRTTEPKGKCSKERCAKRTDSKDDFVQGVEMLCQNGFKHHHYKKVNGENVVTDKRSPGGFIFVELEQPWCDTLRQLCQEYISRLTLDRLYYDDDVDWERLLCKSDGIFRECRNMDSDPHSYKH